DNA sequence from the Gammaproteobacteria bacterium genome:
TTATCGCGGTTAATATCATGTTTTTATTCCTATTTTAGTGTTAACAGGCCCTAGTATCGCAGTTAGTATAGAAAAATTGGAATATGTCACATTCTCACGTTGACGTGGTAATAGCTTCTCAATTTTTTCAAAATTATCGTGGTTAATATCATGTTTTTACTCCTACTTTTAGTGTTAACAGGCCCTATATCGTTGCACAGCGAGGAGAGCGCCGATGATCGCCAATGACCTCAATGCCTATACCATCGATTCGTTGCTTGATCGGCACGCCGCGCAACACCCGCAGCAGATCGCCTTTGACGATGGCCTACACGCCATTGATTATGCGGAATTCAATCGATTGGTGGGGAGTCTTGCTACGGGCCTGAACCAAGCCGGTGTCGTGGCTGGGGATGCGCTTGCGCTGGTTCTCCCCGATCGCCTGGAATTCGTCGTCGCGTTTTACGCGGCGGCACGTATCGGCGCGCTGACCTTACCGCTTGATCCTACATTGAATCATATTGAACTCCAGTGGTATCTCGCCGATGTGGCTCCCAAAGTAGTGATCACCGACGCCCATGCCCTCGGTGCCTGCCGACAGGCCATCACTCAGACCAACCCGCAGCCACGCATCATCGTCTGTGACGTTCCGGGACCGGATGGCCTTAATGCGCTATTTTGCGAACCACCGCTGCCTCCGACCCGACCGGTGCTTGAGAGGCCCTTGGTATGCTTCCACACCTCTGGATCCACGGGACGGCCTAAGCGTGTTGTGCTGTCCCATGGCAACCTGGCCGCCGAGGTCAGCCAATTCGTGACGGCAGCCACGTTGGACGCGACCGATACCATTTTGTGCCTCGCGCCCCTCAATCACTCCTATGCGTTGGAAAACGCAATGCTTGCCGCCCTGGGCACCGGTTGCACCCTCGGTATATTGCCCCCCGATGCAACGCCTTTGATCGCTCGACTTATCGATGTGGTATCTTAGAGTGTTGATCAATACGACTGTCGTTGCACAGCGAGGAGAGCGCCGATGATCGCCAATGACCTCAATGCCTATACCATCGATTCGTTGCTTGATCGGCACGCCGCGCAACACCCGCAGCAGATCGCCTTTGACGATGGCCTACACGCCATTGATTATGCGGAATTCAATCGATTGGTGGGGAGTCTTGCTACGGGCCTGAACCAAGCCGGTGTCGTGGCTGGGGATGCGCTTGCGCTGGTTCTCCCCGATCGCCTGGAATTCGTCGTCGCGTTTTACGCGGCGGCACGTATCGGCGCGCTGACCTTACCGCTTGATCCTACATTGAATCATATTGAACTCCAGTGGTATCTCGCCGATGTGGCTCCCAAAGTAGTGATCACCGACGCCCATGCCCTCGGTGCCTGCCGACAGGCCATCACTCAGACCAACCCGCAGCCACGCATCATCGTCTGTGACGTTCCGGGACCGGATGGCCTTAATGCGCTATTTTGCGAA
Encoded proteins:
- a CDS encoding hypothetical protein (Evidence 5 : Unknown function), translated to MIANDLNAYTIDSLLDRHAAQHPQQIAFDDGLHAIDYAEFNRLVGSLATGLNQAGVVAGDALALVLPDRLEFVVAFYAAARIGALTLPLDPTLNHIELQWYLADVAPKVVITDAHALGACRQAITQTNPQPRIIVCDVPGPDGLNALFCEPPLPPTRPVLERPLVCFHTSGSTGRPKRVVLSHGNLAAEVSQFVTAATLDATDTILCLAPLNHSYALENAMLAALGTGCTLGILPPDATPLIARLIDVVS